In Priestia filamentosa, the DNA window TTTAAAACATGGCTTGTTTGTTATGAATGAGTTAGAGACGTGCTTTGTCTTTTTGCAAGGATATAGTCATCAAAACTATACAGTGCAGTCGCTTCAAGAATGGCAAAATGAGAGAGAAGAGGTTGGTGCATAATGAATTCTTTACAAGCAAACGAAGTAAATGTAAAAGGAAAAAGCTTATTAACATTACTCGACTGGTCAAAGGAAGAAATTGAAGCAGTTTTACAAAAAGGGGTTGAGCTCAAAAAAGAGCGTAAAGAAGGAGAGTTGAATACATCTCTTAATGGTCAAACCCTTGGTCTTATTTTTGAAAAGTCTTCAACACGTACAAGAGTATCGTTTGAAGCTGGGATGATGCAGCTTGGTGGAAATGCGCTTTATCTAAATGGGCAAGATTTACAAATTGGTAGAGGAGAAAGCATTCACGATACAGCTAAAGTGCTCTCAGAATTCATTGATGCTATTATGATTAGAACGTTTGAGCATAGCAAGGTAGAAGAACTTGCAAAGTATGGTTCAATTCCTGTAATTAACGGTCTTACAGACGAGTTTCATCCATGCCAAGCTCTTGCTGATTTGATGACGATTTATGAAGAAAAAGGTACATTGAAGGGATTAAAAGTAGCTTATATTGGGGATGGCAATAATGTAGCTCACTCTTTAATGATTGCATGTGCCAAAGTAGGGGCTCATTTTTCAATTGCTTGTCCAAAAGGCTATGAGCCTAAAGAGTGGATTGTGAACGAAGCACGAAAAATTGCTGAACAACAAGACGCAAATATCAATATTGTAGAGAACCCTGTTGAAGCTGTCCAAGATTCAGATGCAGTTTACACAGATGTGTGGACAAGTATGGGGCAAGAAGCTGAAAATGATATTCGCTTAAAAGCTTTTTCAAACTATCAAGTAAACGATGAGCTTGTGAAGCATGCTAAAGATGACTACTTGTTCCTTCATTGTCTTCCTGCACATCGGGAAGAAGAAGTAACAGCTTCAGTAATTGATGGAGACAACTCTTACGTTTTTCAGCAAGCTGGAAATAGAATGCACGTTCAGAAAGCTCTGTTACAGCTTATTCTTGGCTAAAAAGGATTTCAAGCAGCACACTTTAAAGTGTGCTGCTTTTTTGTTTAAGGATAGAAAGAGTCGGGAACTTCAACACTAGAAAGAAGGACAAATTAATTTTGTGGGTAGAGAGGATGAAAAGATCAATGAATGTACTTATTGTTGGAGCAAACGGTACTACAGGAAATATTCTTGTCGAAAAACTAGGAAAAAGCGGTGAACACAAAGCAGTTGCCATGGTTCGAAAAGAGGAACAAAAAGCCAAAATGGAGCAACTAGGAGCAGATGAGATTGTGATTGCTGATCTTGAAAAAGATATAGAACATGCTGTAAAAGGAATGGATGCCGTCATTTTTGCAGCGGGATCAGGTTCAAAAACCGGTCGGGATAAGACATATGCTGTTGATCAAGAGGGAGCGAAGCAACTTGTAGATCAAGCGGAAAAGCATGGAGTAAAACGTTTTGTTATGTTGAGTTCCATGGGAGCCGGAAATCCAGATGCTACATCAGACCAGAATATGAAAGCTTATCTTGAAGCAAAAGGCTCTGCTGATGAGCATCTACAGAAATCTAGTCTATCCTATGTAATTGTGCGTCCTGGACCCCTTTCTAATGATGAGGAAAATGGCCAAATTGAAGCAAAAGAAAAAATTGAAGATATGAAAGACCGCTCCATTCCGAGAGCAGATGTTGCAAACGTGTTGATTGAATCTTTAACAAACGAGCATGTAACAAATAAAACATTTGAGATTTTATCTGGTGAACGTCGTATAGAGGAAGCACTTGAAAACATGTAGAAAACGGCCGATATGGCCGTTTTTTCTATGGAAGTTTTTAATAGGTAGTAATGAAGCTTAGAAAGGGTATATTAAGAGGGCGGAAAAGCTTATAAGGAGGTTTTACAATGGGTCAAAATCGACACTTTACACCAGGACAAAAAGCTCCTAACAATGGCCGATATATTGAAATCGGTGAGACAGGAAGCAATGTAAACAATCCGAAGCAATTGAAGCTTAAAGCAGGCGATCGTTTCCCTGAAACGTCAAACGATGACCGTCACTGGACATATATGAGAAAACCATAACAGTTGGAGCTCGCTTTTATTTTTTAAAGCGAGCTCTGCCTTTTTCGTTTAAAATGGAAGTGAAAGGGGTACGTATAAATATGTTAAACAATACAGTAAAAAACATTACAGAAGTTGATGTACATAAAAGGGAAGAAGCAACCAAACGTGTAGACACGCTTATTAAGCCATTAAAAAGTTTAGGAAGACTTGAAGAGCTCTACATACAGCTTGCAAGCATTACTGGAACTCTACATCCAAAAGTAGATAAAAAAGTTGTGCTCGTAATGGCTGGAGATCACGGCGTATTTTCAGAAGGAGTAACAGCTTTTCCTCAGTCTATTACTGCTTTGCAGACAGAGCTTTTTACTAAGGGAGTTACAGGAGTTTGTGCTTTAGCAAGACAAGCTAGAGCAGAAGTTATTGTAGCAGATGTAGGCGTTGCAGCGGATATCAATCATCCACTTATTCGAAACTATAAAATTGCTTATGGAACAGGAAATATTAGAAGGGAAGCTGCCATGACAAGACAGAAAGCAGTAGCGGCACTTGAGGTCGGTATTCGTCTTGCTAATGAGCAAATTGATCAAGGGAAAAACTTGCTTGGCACAGGAGAAATGGGGATTGCTAACACAACTCCAAGTGCCGCCATTGTATCTCTTTTTACAGGGAAAGATCCAGAGGAAGTAACAGGGGTAGGAGCAAACCTTCCAACAGCAAAGTTGTCACATAAAGCCCTTGTCATTAAAGAAGCAATTCAACGACATAAGCCTAATAAAACTGATGGGGTGGACGTTTTAGCGAAGATTGGCGGATTTGAAATTGGGGCAATGGCCGGAGTTATGTTAGCTGGTGCAGCGCGGAAAATTCCTGTTGTTGTGGATGGATTTATTTCAACATCAGCAGCCCTTATTGCTCATGCTATTGAGCCTAAAGTTCTTCCTTATTTAATTCCTGCTCATTTATCAATGGAGCAAGGAGCAAAAGCAGCAGCCGAGTTTTTAGGATTTAAACCTTTGTTAGAACTAGGACTTTGTCTTGGAGAAGGAAGCGGTGCAGCTCTTTCTTTTAACATTATTGAAGCAGCAACATTTATGAATGAAGATATGATGACTTTTGAAGAAGCAGGTATGAAAATCTAAGCATTCGAGTTGTTCTAAAAGGAAAAAATTTATATACTATTACTAAAGGTCAAAGAAAGTCAAATTAGTGAAATGGTGTGTGATTTAAATGGATATGAATTCAATGACAGGGAAAGTGCAGGAGGCCATTCAGCGTGCGCAAAATCTTGTAATTGAAAAACATCATCAGCAAATTGATCTTATTCATATGCTATCGGCTCTTTTAGAAGACAGAGAAGGAATAGCGCAGCGCATATTGGAAAAATTGAATATTTCAGTAACGGACTTTAGAACTGATGTTGAAAAAGCTGTTGAGCGGAAACCTGTTATAACAGGATCAGGAGCCCAAGGGGGGTCCATTTATATTACGAGCTCTTTTTCGGCTCTTTTACAACGAGCAGAAAAGAAAGCGGAAGCTTTTAAAGATGCCTACATTTCAGTAGAACATATTGTACTTTCATTAGCAGAAGACGAACAGAAAGAAATTAAAGACTTATTTTCAAAATATAACCTAACTGAAAAAGAAATTTTACAAGTTGTGAAAGCAATAAGAGGTGATTCCCACGTGAATAGTCAAAATCCTGAAAGCACATATGAAGTGCTTGAGAAATACGGACGTGATCTTGTTCAAGAAGTACGTGAAGGGAAAGTTGACCCTGTCATTGGAAGAGATGCAGAAATTCGTCGTGTTATCCGGATTTTATCCAGAAAAACGAAAAATAATCCTGTGCTTATTGGGGAACCTGGAGTAGGGAAAACAGCGATTGTGGAAGGATTAGCGCAGAGAATTGTACGCAAGGATGTACCTGAGGGGCTTAAAGATAAAACGATCTTTTCCCTTGATCTTGGAGCGCTTGTTGCAGGGGCAAAGTTTAGAGGGGAGTTTGAGGAAAGACTAAAAGCTGTTCTTCAAGAAATTAAGAAAAGCGATGGTCGTATTTTACTTTTCATTGATGAGCTTCATACAATTGTTGGAGCTGGTAAAACAGAGGGGGCAATGGATGCTGGTAATCTCCTTAAGCCAATGCTTGCTCGTGGTGAACTTCACTGTATTGGAGCGACAACTCTTGATGAGTATCGTCAATATATCGAAAAAGATGCTGCACTTGAACGAAGATTTCAACAAGTTCAAGTAGCAGAGCCAACTGTTGAAGATACGATTTCAATTTTACGCGGATTAAAAGAACGTTTTGAAATTCATCACGGAGTCAATATTCACGATAGAGCGCTTGTTGAAGCAGCAACGCTTTCAGATCGTTATATTTCAGACCGTTTTTTACCTGATAAAGCCATTGATTTAATTGATGAAGCATGTGCAACAATTCGTACAGAAATTGATTCAATGCCTGCTGAGCTTGATGAAGTAACCCGACGCATTATGCAGCTTGAAATTGAAAAGGCAGCTTTAAGTAAAGAAAAAGATAGCATAAGCCAAGAACGTCTCAGCATTCTGGAAAAAGAGCTAGCAGACTTAGAAGAATCATCTAAATCAATGCGTCTTCAATGGGAAAAGGAAAAGGGAGATATTGAGTCACTTCAAGAAGTAAGAGAGCGTCTTGAAAAAGCTCGCCGTGATCTAGGGGAAGCTGAAGGAGCTTACAATTTAGAAAAAGCAGCAGAGCTGAGACATGGCCAAATCCCTCAGCTTGAAAAAGAACTAGCGTCTCTTGAAAAACAAATGAGTGAAAGAGAAGAACACAGCTTGCTCCGGGAGGAAGTAACGGAAGAAGAAATTGCCGAGATAGTAGGAAGATGGACTGGAATTCCAGTTGTTAAGCTTGTTGAAGGAGAAAGAGAGAAACTGCTTCGCTTAGAATCTATCCTAGAAGAGCGTGTAGTGGGACAAAGTGAAGCTATCGAACTTGTCACAGACGCAGTACTACGTGCAAGAGCTGGTGTGAAAGACCCTAGTAAACCAATTGGTTCTTTTATCTTTTTAGGGCCAACAGGGGTAGGAAAAACAGAGCTTGCAAAAGCGCTTGCTCAAAGCTTGTTTGACAGTGAAGACCAAATGGTTCGCATTGATATGTCAGAGTATATGGAAAAGCACGCTGTTTCCCGTTTAATCGGAGCTCCTCCTGGATATGTGGGATATGAAGAAGGTGGACAATTAACAGAAGCAGTGCGTCGTAAGCCTTATTCTGTTATTTTGCTTGATGAAATTGAAAAAGCTCATCCAGAAGTATTTAATGTTTTATTACAAATGCTTGATGATGGGCGTATAACAGATTCTCGCGGAAAAACCGTTGATTTTAAAAATACAGTAATTATTATGACATCAAATATTGGATCACATTACCTTCTAGAAGGATTAGAAGACGGTAAGCTGACAGAAAGCGCACGTGGAAGCGTTATGAATGAGCTTCAAGCCCATTTTAGACCAGAGTTTTTAAATCGTATTGATGAAACAATTTTATTTAAGCCACTTACTGTACGTGAAATTACAGGGATTGTAGATAAAATGTTAAAGGAGCTTAGCGAACGATTGCAAAATCGTCAAATTTCTGTTGAATTAACAGATGAAGCTAAGCAGTATGTAGCGAAAGAAGGATTTGATCCTGTATATGGAGCAAGACCTCTCAAACGTTTTATTCAAAAGAATATTGAAACCAAAATTGCACGTGAAATCATTAAAGGAACTATTCAAGATAATGATCATATCGTTTTCGATATGCAAGACGGCGAATTTTTCATTACAAAATAAAAAGCAGAGGATTAATCCTCTGCTTTATTCTTTACCAAGTTCTACTTTTCTTTTTTCTTCTTCACCAGTGCCAAGTGCTTCTCCTAGGATAATAACTAGTACTGTTACAGCAACAGATAAAATAGAAGCAACGGTAAAATTATATGTACCACCTTGCATCGAATTTACAACATATGCTGTCATGTTTACTAATAAAAAGCTCCAAAATAAAGATACGATAACTCTCAATTCCTCACCTCATTCTCCCTGCTTTTGCTCCTATTGTACCACAGCCTTTAGAGGATTATCATTGTAAAGAAAAAAACTTTTTGAACATTTTAAAACAGATGAAAAAGAAAACAGATACTAAAAAAATGCGGAGACTAGGCGCTCTACCCTATCATTTCTCTTGTTTTCTCATAGACTGTTCATAGCGAGAGAACATTTTGCTTTCTTGTTAAAGTTAGAGAGTAACTATTCGGGGGACAACATTATGAATTGCCGTTACTTTATGCTTGAAAATCAATGGAACGTTATTCATCTTCCTGAAAAGCCAAATGGATTTGGTATTTTAATTTTAGGGGACAGCAACCATTTTGTAGAAGGTTCAACTAGTTTATGGACTCAGCATAAGGGGAGAGAACGGCTGGTAGACTGCTTACTTGAAAAAGGATACACAGTGTTTTATTCAAACTTGTTTGGAGCAAATTGGGGAAGTATAAAAGCTTTTCGTTTAGCAAGACAGCTTTATCATCTTGTTATACGTCAGGAGATTTTAAATCGAAAAATCCATTTATTAGCAGAAGGGATGGGAGGGCTTCTTGCTCTTCAATTGATGGAAGAAATGTCTGAGGAGATTCGATCTACTGCTTTTCTCAATCCTTGTTTAGATTTTGAGCTTTACTATAAGCAGGCTCAAAAACATCCTTTTTTCTTAAAGCGTCTTGAAAAAGAGTATCGTGAAGCACATAATCTAACACGTTCCACGACGCGTGAGGCAATGGAAAATCATGTGCGGCTTGAATATTATCAAAACGAAGTGCCAGCCAAAATTTGGGCCGATGTACGAAATTCTTCTCCGTATTCTGTTGAGCATAGTAAGCAATATGAAAAATTGAAAGGTGAGCAAGGAGGAAATGTAGAAATTTCTTTTTACTTGCCTGAGAAACAGTATTTATTTTCAAAAGCGCTTTGTTCATTCTATAAGAGCTGGGAACAAGAACTATAAAGAGTAAGAAGACCTTTTTAAAAAAGGTCTTCTTTTAGTGGAAATAAATAAGTATTGCAAAGCTTATTTCACGCATACGATACAGTATCATAATTAGAGAAGGAGCCTTCATATGAAAAAGGTAGCTATTATTGGTGCAAATAGATTTTTAGGTTTTCATTTAACAAAAATCTTCTTAGAGCAAGGTACAGAAGTTTATGGATATATCCATGATGGTCATCCTGCAGAAGGAATTGTGCGAAAAGAAATGTCCTTTATGTATGGCCGTAATGCAAACTTTACAGAAGTAACAGAACTTTCTAGAATTTTTGAAGATCGAAATATTGAAGCAGTGTATTTTACTTACATAGATGGAGGAGATCTTTATAGACGTTCATTTTTAAGAGGTAAAATGGTTGAAGCTTATGATGCATTAAAACAGACTATCTCTTTTTGTAAACGCCAGCATATTCCCCTCATTTTTCCATCATCTCTAGAGGTTTTCGGAGATCATCAGCAAACTGTTGAGAAAACCACGCTTCCAGAACCGACAACAGCAGCTGGTAAGCTATATTATGAGTTTGAAAAAAAACTTCAACATCACTGTAACCAAAAAAGTTGTTATATCGTACGATGTGCCACACTTTATGGGCCATTACAGCCTATGTCAATGGTTTTTCAGCAATCTTTCCTTGGAAATCAAATCTCTAAAATTTCGGAAGACAAACGAGATCTATTATATGTAGAAGACGTTGCATTAGAACTTAGTGATGAGAGTAAGCTAAATAAATTGGATCCTCTTTCCCATTTTATCTCTGGTCAAAAGAGACAATGGCAAAAAGCAGCATCCTTAGTTGGAATAAA includes these proteins:
- the clpB gene encoding ATP-dependent chaperone ClpB, whose amino-acid sequence is MDMNSMTGKVQEAIQRAQNLVIEKHHQQIDLIHMLSALLEDREGIAQRILEKLNISVTDFRTDVEKAVERKPVITGSGAQGGSIYITSSFSALLQRAEKKAEAFKDAYISVEHIVLSLAEDEQKEIKDLFSKYNLTEKEILQVVKAIRGDSHVNSQNPESTYEVLEKYGRDLVQEVREGKVDPVIGRDAEIRRVIRILSRKTKNNPVLIGEPGVGKTAIVEGLAQRIVRKDVPEGLKDKTIFSLDLGALVAGAKFRGEFEERLKAVLQEIKKSDGRILLFIDELHTIVGAGKTEGAMDAGNLLKPMLARGELHCIGATTLDEYRQYIEKDAALERRFQQVQVAEPTVEDTISILRGLKERFEIHHGVNIHDRALVEAATLSDRYISDRFLPDKAIDLIDEACATIRTEIDSMPAELDEVTRRIMQLEIEKAALSKEKDSISQERLSILEKELADLEESSKSMRLQWEKEKGDIESLQEVRERLEKARRDLGEAEGAYNLEKAAELRHGQIPQLEKELASLEKQMSEREEHSLLREEVTEEEIAEIVGRWTGIPVVKLVEGEREKLLRLESILEERVVGQSEAIELVTDAVLRARAGVKDPSKPIGSFIFLGPTGVGKTELAKALAQSLFDSEDQMVRIDMSEYMEKHAVSRLIGAPPGYVGYEEGGQLTEAVRRKPYSVILLDEIEKAHPEVFNVLLQMLDDGRITDSRGKTVDFKNTVIIMTSNIGSHYLLEGLEDGKLTESARGSVMNELQAHFRPEFLNRIDETILFKPLTVREITGIVDKMLKELSERLQNRQISVELTDEAKQYVAKEGFDPVYGARPLKRFIQKNIETKIAREIIKGTIQDNDHIVFDMQDGEFFITK
- the argF gene encoding ornithine carbamoyltransferase; amino-acid sequence: MNSLQANEVNVKGKSLLTLLDWSKEEIEAVLQKGVELKKERKEGELNTSLNGQTLGLIFEKSSTRTRVSFEAGMMQLGGNALYLNGQDLQIGRGESIHDTAKVLSEFIDAIMIRTFEHSKVEELAKYGSIPVINGLTDEFHPCQALADLMTIYEEKGTLKGLKVAYIGDGNNVAHSLMIACAKVGAHFSIACPKGYEPKEWIVNEARKIAEQQDANINIVENPVEAVQDSDAVYTDVWTSMGQEAENDIRLKAFSNYQVNDELVKHAKDDYLFLHCLPAHREEEVTASVIDGDNSYVFQQAGNRMHVQKALLQLILG
- a CDS encoding SDR family oxidoreductase, which gives rise to MNVLIVGANGTTGNILVEKLGKSGEHKAVAMVRKEEQKAKMEQLGADEIVIADLEKDIEHAVKGMDAVIFAAGSGSKTGRDKTYAVDQEGAKQLVDQAEKHGVKRFVMLSSMGAGNPDATSDQNMKAYLEAKGSADEHLQKSSLSYVIVRPGPLSNDEENGQIEAKEKIEDMKDRSIPRADVANVLIESLTNEHVTNKTFEILSGERRIEEALENM
- the cobT gene encoding nicotinate-nucleotide--dimethylbenzimidazole phosphoribosyltransferase, which encodes MLNNTVKNITEVDVHKREEATKRVDTLIKPLKSLGRLEELYIQLASITGTLHPKVDKKVVLVMAGDHGVFSEGVTAFPQSITALQTELFTKGVTGVCALARQARAEVIVADVGVAADINHPLIRNYKIAYGTGNIRREAAMTRQKAVAALEVGIRLANEQIDQGKNLLGTGEMGIANTTPSAAIVSLFTGKDPEEVTGVGANLPTAKLSHKALVIKEAIQRHKPNKTDGVDVLAKIGGFEIGAMAGVMLAGAARKIPVVVDGFISTSAALIAHAIEPKVLPYLIPAHLSMEQGAKAAAEFLGFKPLLELGLCLGEGSGAALSFNIIEAATFMNEDMMTFEEAGMKI
- a CDS encoding NAD-dependent epimerase/dehydratase family protein; the protein is MKKVAIIGANRFLGFHLTKIFLEQGTEVYGYIHDGHPAEGIVRKEMSFMYGRNANFTEVTELSRIFEDRNIEAVYFTYIDGGDLYRRSFLRGKMVEAYDALKQTISFCKRQHIPLIFPSSLEVFGDHQQTVEKTTLPEPTTAAGKLYYEFEKKLQHHCNQKSCYIVRCATLYGPLQPMSMVFQQSFLGNQISKISEDKRDLLYVEDVALELSDESKLNKLDPLSHFISGQKRQWQKAASLVGIKGDKNSPHIFCQGHHIAHTKVEEGIEKQRKSTELLFLEK
- a CDS encoding YjzC family protein; this translates as MGQNRHFTPGQKAPNNGRYIEIGETGSNVNNPKQLKLKAGDRFPETSNDDRHWTYMRKP
- a CDS encoding alpha/beta fold hydrolase; this encodes MNCRYFMLENQWNVIHLPEKPNGFGILILGDSNHFVEGSTSLWTQHKGRERLVDCLLEKGYTVFYSNLFGANWGSIKAFRLARQLYHLVIRQEILNRKIHLLAEGMGGLLALQLMEEMSEEIRSTAFLNPCLDFELYYKQAQKHPFFLKRLEKEYREAHNLTRSTTREAMENHVRLEYYQNEVPAKIWADVRNSSPYSVEHSKQYEKLKGEQGGNVEISFYLPEKQYLFSKALCSFYKSWEQEL
- a CDS encoding YjzD family protein; translation: MRVIVSLFWSFLLVNMTAYVVNSMQGGTYNFTVASILSVAVTVLVIILGEALGTGEEEKRKVELGKE